One genomic window of Staphylococcus hsinchuensis includes the following:
- the sgtB gene encoding monofunctional peptidoglycan glycosyltransferase SgtB — protein sequence MKRSDRIKKEEQQYMEQRYNQPQHNTYYQPLNKPPKKKKGKGCLLLLLIPIVIVIAAFLILMYVLSLQSNVDDLKKIENKSSFVPASNMPKYTKGAFIAMEDERFYKHHGLDFKGTSRALFSTLSDKDVQGGSTITQQVVKNYYYDNERSFLRKVKELFVARRVEKKYDKDEILSFYVNNIYFGDNQYTVESAANHYFGATTNENNSSLPKITVLQSAMLASKVNAPSVYNVNERSERFVNRVKVNLEKMKQQNYITESQYKEAIQQLGV from the coding sequence ATGAAGAGAAGCGATCGAATAAAAAAAGAAGAGCAACAGTACATGGAACAGCGTTACAACCAACCACAACATAATACTTACTATCAACCTTTGAACAAACCACCTAAGAAGAAAAAAGGCAAAGGGTGTCTACTATTATTACTTATACCTATTGTAATTGTTATCGCAGCCTTTTTAATTTTGATGTATGTATTGTCGTTACAATCAAATGTAGATGATTTGAAAAAAATTGAGAATAAATCGTCATTTGTTCCAGCCTCAAATATGCCTAAATATACTAAAGGGGCATTTATTGCAATGGAAGATGAGCGATTTTATAAACATCACGGACTTGATTTTAAAGGTACTTCACGAGCATTATTCTCTACTTTGAGTGACAAAGATGTTCAAGGTGGTAGTACCATTACGCAACAAGTAGTAAAAAATTACTATTATGATAATGAACGCTCATTTTTGAGAAAAGTAAAGGAATTATTTGTTGCAAGACGTGTTGAAAAGAAATATGATAAAGACGAAATTTTAAGTTTCTATGTTAACAATATATACTTTGGAGATAACCAATATACTGTTGAATCGGCCGCAAACCATTATTTCGGTGCCACAACGAACGAAAATAATAGTAGCCTACCAAAAATTACCGTATTACAAAGTGCAATGTTAGCTAGTAAAGTGAATGCACCAAGTGTTTATAATGTAAATGAACGCTCTGAAAGATTCGTAAATCGAGTAAAGGTTAACTTAGAAAAAATGAAACAACAAAATTACATTACAGAATCACAATATAAAGAAGCGATACAACAATTAGGCGTATAG
- the recX gene encoding recombination regulator RecX, whose amino-acid sequence MPKITKIEVQKKNKERFNLYLDDEFEMGIDVNTFVHFNLKKGQIVDAKDMQQIQDFEQYRQAINDAIQYISYRKRTDYEVQQHLAQKDFSDTVIAQVIDYCYEQRLLDNRDYANSLKNTMLLTTDKGPTVFKQKLVKAGVSPSIIEDYVRRYEEEQPLDDIVKVAAKISKQKKGPEIKVKEKVTQSLMQKGYTFERINDVFEELDISQSEDELNHLLQRDLEKSYNKYARKYEGQKRVNKTIEALMRKGYKYDKIKDKLEESGIIDGTEEIE is encoded by the coding sequence ATGCCGAAGATAACTAAAATTGAAGTACAAAAAAAGAATAAAGAACGCTTTAATCTATATTTAGATGACGAGTTTGAAATGGGTATTGATGTAAATACCTTTGTTCATTTTAATTTAAAAAAAGGACAAATTGTTGATGCTAAAGATATGCAGCAAATTCAAGATTTCGAACAATATAGACAGGCGATTAATGATGCAATACAGTACATATCATATCGAAAGAGAACGGATTATGAAGTGCAACAACATTTAGCACAAAAAGACTTTTCAGATACAGTTATCGCACAAGTGATTGATTACTGTTATGAGCAAAGATTACTTGATAATAGAGATTATGCAAATAGCTTAAAAAATACGATGTTACTAACTACTGATAAAGGGCCTACTGTTTTTAAGCAAAAGTTAGTGAAAGCAGGCGTTTCGCCTTCAATTATAGAAGATTATGTAAGACGCTATGAAGAAGAACAGCCATTGGATGATATTGTTAAAGTAGCTGCTAAGATTTCCAAACAGAAGAAGGGCCCCGAAATAAAAGTAAAAGAGAAAGTCACGCAATCATTAATGCAAAAAGGCTATACATTTGAACGCATCAATGATGTTTTTGAAGAATTAGATATTTCTCAATCCGAAGATGAATTAAATCATTTATTGCAACGAGATTTGGAAAAATCTTATAATAAATATGCACGAAAATATGAAGGCCAAAAACGTGTAAATAAAACGATAGAAGCCCTTATGAGGAAAGGCTATAAATATGATAAAATTAAAGACAAATTAGAAGAGAGTGGAATTATAGATGGAACAGAAGAAATTGAGTGA
- a CDS encoding YtxH domain-containing protein translates to MRNKLIPGILLGAVIGGSLTLADKSTRQSLQRSIKDAKEGNKSQGSSKISDLKEEVMYWKDVVQEIRRNNPELERSLKDAKETFQQRKNQRLNG, encoded by the coding sequence ATGAGAAATAAATTAATTCCAGGAATTTTACTAGGTGCTGTAATTGGAGGCTCATTAACGTTAGCTGACAAATCTACACGCCAATCATTGCAACGTTCAATTAAAGATGCTAAAGAAGGTAACAAATCTCAAGGTTCTTCTAAAATCAGCGACCTTAAAGAAGAAGTTATGTATTGGAAAGACGTTGTACAAGAAATCAGACGTAACAATCCTGAACTTGAACGTTCATTGAAAGACGCTAAGGAAACTTTCCAACAACGTAAAAACCAACGTTTAAACGGTTAA
- a CDS encoding DUF1128 family protein translates to MIEEIRERLNIVNQGLIDPENFKSADEKEVREIHDYVTNKASLTPSEVSAIADALGQIRK, encoded by the coding sequence ATGATAGAAGAAATTAGAGAAAGATTAAACATCGTAAATCAAGGTTTGATTGATCCAGAAAACTTTAAATCAGCAGATGAAAAAGAAGTGCGTGAAATACATGATTACGTAACTAACAAAGCATCGCTTACACCAAGCGAAGTATCTGCTATAGCAGATGCCTTAGGGCAAATTCGTAAATAA
- a CDS encoding SE1561 family protein translates to MDENQTIDQIKSRLEKFIDDIDHVNPDQVKVEDIDEWIGLLDQLEEKVKTVSKTSE, encoded by the coding sequence ATGGATGAAAATCAAACAATTGATCAGATTAAATCTAGATTAGAAAAATTTATCGACGATATTGATCACGTTAATCCAGATCAAGTGAAAGTAGAAGACATTGATGAATGGATTGGGTTACTAGATCAACTCGAAGAAAAGGTTAAAACAGTTTCAAAAACGTCAGAGTAA
- a CDS encoding sensor histidine kinase VraS, whose amino-acid sequence MNHYIRAIGSMLILVYSTFFAIFFIDKVFVNIMYFQGMFYTQIFGIPVLLFVNLLVILLCIIVGSVLAYKINQQNHWLQTQIERSIEGQTVGINDKNIELYNETIELYQTLVPLNQEVHKLRMKTQNLTNESYNINDVKVKKIIEDERQRLARELHDSVSQQLFAASMMLSAIKETKLEPPLSQQIPTLEKMIQDSQLEMRALLLHLRPIGLKDKSLGEGIKDLVIDLKKKVPMKVVHDIEEFEVPKGIEDHLFRITQEAISNTLRHSQGTKVTVELFNKDKYLLLRIQDDGKGFNVDDKVEQSYGLKNMRERAIEIGANFHIVSLPDSGTRVEVKAPLNKEDSDAD is encoded by the coding sequence ATGAATCACTATATAAGAGCAATTGGATCAATGCTAATATTAGTTTATAGCACGTTTTTTGCTATCTTTTTTATCGATAAAGTTTTTGTTAACATAATGTACTTCCAAGGTATGTTTTATACTCAAATTTTTGGAATACCCGTATTATTATTTGTTAACTTATTAGTTATATTATTATGTATTATTGTAGGGTCAGTATTAGCTTACAAAATTAATCAACAAAATCATTGGTTACAAACGCAAATAGAACGTTCCATTGAAGGACAGACAGTCGGTATAAACGATAAAAACATCGAACTGTACAATGAAACGATTGAGTTATATCAGACATTAGTACCGTTAAATCAAGAAGTCCACAAACTGAGAATGAAGACCCAAAATTTAACAAACGAATCTTATAATATTAATGACGTTAAAGTAAAGAAAATTATAGAAGATGAACGACAAAGACTTGCACGTGAATTACATGATTCAGTGAGTCAACAATTATTTGCAGCAAGCATGATGTTATCAGCTATTAAAGAGACGAAACTTGAGCCACCATTAAGCCAACAAATCCCTACACTTGAAAAGATGATTCAAGATTCGCAACTAGAAATGAGAGCATTACTATTGCATTTAAGACCAATTGGCTTAAAAGATAAGTCACTTGGAGAAGGAATAAAGGATTTAGTAATTGATTTAAAGAAAAAAGTGCCAATGAAAGTGGTACACGATATAGAAGAATTTGAAGTTCCTAAAGGGATAGAGGATCACTTATTCAGAATTACGCAAGAGGCGATATCTAATACTTTGAGACACTCTCAAGGTACAAAAGTGACCGTTGAACTATTTAATAAAGATAAGTATTTATTGCTACGTATTCAAGATGATGGGAAAGGCTTTAATGTTGATGACAAAGTTGAACAAAGTTACGGTCTTAAAAACATGAGAGAAAGAGCGATAGAAATTGGTGCAAACTTTCATATCGTATCGTTACCTGATTCAGGTACGAGAGTTGAAGTTAAAGCACCTTTAAATAAGGAGGATTCAGATGCCGATTAA
- a CDS encoding YfhH family protein — MEQKKLSEMSEIELRHEIQGYKEKMRKAEMNGIYNEYDVYQSKLIVAESYLIDRNKVEIGKIYKLNDGSDNYFKVERLKGIFAWGFRINSSKPEEGLPLALLKI; from the coding sequence ATGGAACAGAAGAAATTGAGTGAAATGAGCGAAATTGAATTAAGACATGAGATACAAGGGTATAAGGAAAAGATGCGTAAAGCAGAGATGAATGGAATATATAATGAATATGACGTTTATCAAAGTAAATTAATAGTAGCAGAAAGTTATTTGATAGACCGTAACAAAGTTGAAATAGGTAAAATTTATAAACTTAATGATGGTTCAGACAATTATTTTAAAGTGGAACGTCTGAAAGGTATTTTTGCTTGGGGTTTTAGAATTAATAGCTCCAAACCTGAAGAAGGTTTACCGCTCGCATTATTAAAAATTTAG
- a CDS encoding aminopeptidase, giving the protein MSQLQDKLQQYAQLLVNVGMNVQKDQPVFIRSTVDAVELTHYIVEAAYERGASDVKVEYSDDRLARLKFENEPLSHFENNEVKSYEVEKRMDYVKRGAANLAIITQDPDLLSGIDADKLATFQREYSLAYKDYMEASQKNQFPWCVAAFPSKAWAARVYPDLPEDEAYSQFIEEVLDIVRVDGNDPTENWKKHVDNLSQHAQKLQQKNYKSLEYISEGTHLEIGLPEGHIWEDATSYTSEGQAFVANIPTEEVFTAPHRLQVNGYVTNKLPLSHNGTIIDGFTLTFEEGKVVDFKADKGENVLRDLLNTDEGAKHLGEVALVPDDSPISNRNTIFYNTLFDENAACHIALGSAYGFNIEGGTEMTTEQKVEHGLNDSLVHVDFMIGSSDLTIYGITQDGNKELVFENGNWAK; this is encoded by the coding sequence ATGAGCCAATTACAAGATAAATTACAACAATATGCTCAATTGTTAGTAAATGTTGGTATGAATGTACAAAAAGATCAACCAGTATTTATCAGATCCACAGTGGATGCGGTTGAGTTAACACATTATATAGTAGAAGCGGCTTATGAACGAGGTGCTTCAGATGTGAAAGTTGAATATAGTGACGATCGACTGGCACGTTTAAAGTTTGAAAACGAACCATTATCACATTTTGAAAATAATGAAGTGAAATCATATGAAGTTGAAAAACGCATGGATTATGTTAAACGTGGTGCTGCTAATTTAGCTATTATTACGCAAGATCCTGACCTATTAAGTGGGATTGATGCAGATAAATTAGCCACATTCCAAAGAGAATACTCACTTGCTTATAAAGATTACATGGAAGCAAGTCAAAAAAATCAATTCCCTTGGTGTGTAGCAGCATTCCCATCAAAAGCATGGGCTGCAAGAGTGTATCCTGACTTACCTGAAGATGAAGCTTATTCACAATTCATCGAAGAAGTCTTAGATATTGTACGTGTAGACGGCAATGATCCAACAGAAAACTGGAAAAAACATGTGGATAATTTAAGTCAACATGCACAAAAATTACAACAAAAAAATTATAAATCACTTGAATATATTTCAGAAGGTACACACCTGGAAATAGGTTTACCTGAAGGACATATTTGGGAAGACGCGACGAGCTATACGAGTGAAGGACAAGCTTTCGTTGCAAATATTCCTACTGAAGAAGTGTTTACAGCACCACATCGCCTTCAAGTGAATGGTTATGTTACAAATAAACTACCATTAAGTCATAATGGTACCATCATTGACGGATTTACTTTAACTTTTGAAGAAGGTAAAGTCGTAGATTTCAAAGCTGACAAAGGTGAAAATGTATTACGTGATTTACTTAATACAGATGAAGGTGCGAAACATCTAGGAGAAGTTGCATTAGTACCTGATGATTCACCAATTTCTAATCGTAACACTATATTTTATAATACATTATTCGATGAGAATGCAGCATGCCATATTGCCTTAGGTTCCGCTTATGGATTTAACATCGAAGGTGGAACAGAAATGACTACCGAACAAAAGGTGGAACATGGCTTAAATGATTCGTTAGTTCATGTAGACTTTATGATTGGTAGCTCAGATTTAACAATCTATGGTATAACTCAAGATGGTAATAAAGAACTTGTATTTGAAAATGGTAATTGGGCTAAATAA
- a CDS encoding low molecular weight protein-tyrosine-phosphatase has product MKTVAFVCLGNICRSPMAEAIMRQRLKDKNITDIQVVSRGTGQWNLGETPHEGTKEILDSHGIPYDGMISELFQSDDDFDYIIAMDQSNVDNIKSINPNIKGKLFKLLEFSDMKETDVPDPYYTNNFTGVYKMVQSSCDNLIDFIIKDANLREG; this is encoded by the coding sequence ATGAAAACAGTAGCATTTGTTTGTCTAGGAAATATTTGTCGTTCGCCAATGGCTGAAGCGATTATGAGACAAAGACTCAAAGACAAAAATATAACTGATATTCAAGTTGTTTCTCGAGGAACTGGTCAATGGAACTTAGGAGAAACACCACATGAAGGTACAAAAGAAATTCTAGATTCACATGGCATCCCATATGATGGTATGATAAGTGAACTGTTCCAATCGGATGATGATTTTGATTATATTATTGCGATGGATCAGAGTAATGTGGATAATATCAAGTCAATCAATCCCAATATTAAAGGTAAACTCTTTAAGCTATTGGAATTCAGCGATATGAAAGAAACAGATGTACCTGATCCATATTATACAAATAATTTCACAGGTGTGTATAAAATGGTACAATCATCTTGTGATAATCTCATTGATTTTATAATAAAAGATGCTAATTTAAGAGAGGGGTAA
- a CDS encoding acyl-CoA thioesterase, protein MTVQEKAMSESKSIKTRQVFPQDTNHHHTMFGGTLMSNVDEISAITAMKHSNSQVVTASTDSIDFLMPIKTGDIVAFEAIISYAGSSSMEVCVQIFIEDVFKNERHLAALSFLTFVALDDEGKPHKVPKVYPETETEKWFHETAVARVKRRKERREESKKTIEFLSEVQKENENLK, encoded by the coding sequence ATGACCGTACAAGAAAAAGCCATGTCAGAGTCTAAGAGTATCAAGACACGCCAAGTATTCCCACAAGATACAAATCATCACCACACAATGTTTGGTGGCACACTAATGTCAAATGTTGATGAAATTTCAGCTATTACAGCGATGAAACATAGTAATTCTCAAGTTGTGACAGCTTCAACAGACTCTATTGATTTCTTAATGCCAATAAAGACAGGAGATATCGTAGCCTTTGAAGCAATTATCTCTTATGCAGGTTCATCTTCAATGGAAGTATGTGTTCAAATATTTATTGAAGATGTATTTAAAAATGAAAGACATCTGGCAGCTTTAAGTTTCTTGACGTTTGTAGCGTTAGACGACGAAGGTAAACCGCATAAAGTACCTAAAGTTTATCCTGAAACTGAAACGGAAAAGTGGTTCCATGAAACAGCAGTCGCACGCGTAAAAAGAAGAAAAGAACGAAGAGAAGAAAGTAAGAAAACGATAGAATTCTTGTCTGAAGTCCAAAAGGAAAATGAAAATTTAAAATAA
- the yfkAB gene encoding radical SAM/CxCxxxxC motif protein YfkAB, with amino-acid sequence MINTYTTNIKAPISINNDPWEAYNDIREHNQLTLSNVEFTTTNLCNMRCSHCAVGYTLQTKDPDPLPMDLIYRRLDEIPHLKTMSITGGEPMFSKKSIKNVVKPLIKYAHERGIYVQMNSNLTLPLDRYLDIAEYIDVMHISHNWGTIEEFTDVGFGAMEKQPSLKAKLKLYDQMINNSRTLSEQGMFISAETMLNQSTRPYLKKIHNEIVHDMKCQRHEIHPMYPADFASQLEVLPLKEMKDAIRYLLEIRDPDTWMLFGTLPIYPCINDENDQALLNQLRNSTNVTMRNDPDGRNRLNVNVFTGNVIVTDFGDETGTISNIKNDKLPDVFDQWLNTPLAQSLNCHCSEFHCLGPNVLVKNMYYPQTDFREKERMMHQIYNMK; translated from the coding sequence ATGATAAATACATATACTACAAATATCAAAGCACCTATCTCAATCAACAATGACCCATGGGAAGCCTACAATGATATTCGAGAACATAATCAACTGACATTGAGTAACGTAGAATTTACAACGACGAATTTATGTAATATGCGTTGTAGCCATTGTGCGGTTGGATATACGCTACAAACGAAAGACCCTGATCCATTACCTATGGATTTAATTTATCGTCGTTTAGACGAAATCCCCCATTTAAAAACAATGTCGATTACTGGTGGAGAACCAATGTTTTCTAAAAAATCCATTAAAAACGTTGTTAAGCCACTAATTAAATACGCTCACGAACGCGGTATTTATGTGCAGATGAACTCAAACTTAACATTACCGCTCGATCGTTATTTAGATATCGCAGAATATATTGACGTCATGCATATTTCACATAATTGGGGCACGATAGAAGAATTTACAGATGTTGGTTTTGGCGCAATGGAGAAACAACCATCTTTAAAAGCGAAATTAAAATTATATGATCAAATGATAAATAATTCGCGTACACTTTCTGAACAAGGTATGTTTATTTCCGCCGAAACGATGTTAAACCAAAGCACAAGACCATACCTTAAAAAGATTCATAATGAAATTGTTCATGATATGAAATGCCAGCGTCATGAAATTCATCCTATGTACCCAGCAGACTTTGCAAGTCAACTAGAAGTATTACCTCTGAAAGAAATGAAAGATGCAATTAGATACTTACTTGAAATACGCGATCCTGACACATGGATGTTATTTGGTACTTTACCTATTTATCCATGTATCAACGATGAAAATGATCAAGCCTTGTTAAACCAATTAAGAAATTCAACGAATGTAACGATGCGTAACGATCCAGATGGCAGAAATCGACTCAATGTAAATGTCTTCACAGGTAATGTAATTGTGACAGATTTCGGTGATGAGACGGGCACAATATCAAATATTAAAAACGACAAACTACCTGATGTATTTGATCAATGGCTAAATACCCCACTTGCTCAATCTTTAAATTGTCACTGTTCGGAGTTTCATTGCTTAGGGCCTAACGTCCTTGTGAAAAATATGTATTATCCGCAAACAGATTTCAGAGAAAAAGAGCGAATGATGCATCAAATATATAATATGAAATAA
- a CDS encoding type 1 glutamine amidotransferase domain-containing protein has protein sequence MAKKVAIIVTDEFEDVELTSPKEAIEEAGHETVIIGNEANSEVTGKHGEKATVDVSIADAKAEDYDGLLIPGGFSPDHLRGDSEGRFGAFAKYFTANDVPTFAICHGPQILIDTDDLNGRTLTAVLNVRKDLSNAGAQVVDESVVVDKNIVTSRTPDDLDDFNREIVNQLNEK, from the coding sequence ATGGCTAAAAAAGTAGCAATTATCGTAACAGACGAATTCGAAGATGTAGAATTAACAAGCCCTAAAGAAGCAATTGAAGAGGCAGGCCATGAAACTGTTATAATTGGTAACGAAGCAAATAGTGAAGTTACTGGTAAACACGGAGAAAAAGCAACTGTAGACGTAAGTATTGCAGATGCTAAAGCAGAAGATTATGACGGTTTATTAATCCCTGGCGGATTTTCACCAGACCATTTACGTGGCGATTCAGAAGGTAGATTCGGTGCATTTGCGAAATACTTCACAGCAAATGATGTACCAACATTTGCAATTTGCCACGGACCTCAAATCTTAATCGATACAGATGACTTAAATGGTCGTACATTAACAGCAGTATTAAATGTACGTAAAGATTTATCAAATGCAGGTGCACAAGTTGTAGATGAATCAGTAGTAGTTGATAAAAACATCGTTACAAGTCGTACACCAGACGATTTAGATGACTTTAATAGAGAAATTGTTAACCAATTAAATGAAAAATAA
- a CDS encoding response regulator transcription factor VraR gives MPIKVLFVDDHEMVRIGISSYLSTQPDIEVVGEGKSGKEAIEKAHELHPDLILMDLLMDDMDGVEATEQVKKDLPHTKVLMLTSYIEDNEVYRALDSGVDSYILKTTSASDIAEAIRKTHEGESVFEAEVLVKMRNRMKKRAELYEMLTEREMEILLLIAKGYSNQEIASASHITIKTVKTHVSNILSKLEVQDRTQAVIYAFQHNLIQ, from the coding sequence ATGCCGATTAAAGTATTATTTGTTGATGATCATGAGATGGTTCGCATTGGTATTTCAAGTTATTTATCTACGCAACCAGATATTGAAGTAGTTGGGGAAGGGAAATCTGGTAAAGAAGCAATTGAAAAAGCCCATGAACTTCATCCGGATTTAATTTTAATGGATTTGCTCATGGATGACATGGATGGGGTAGAAGCGACAGAACAAGTTAAAAAAGATTTACCTCATACGAAAGTATTGATGTTAACAAGTTATATCGAGGATAACGAAGTGTACCGTGCTCTAGATTCTGGCGTTGATAGTTATATCTTAAAGACAACGAGTGCGAGTGATATTGCAGAAGCGATTCGTAAAACTCATGAAGGTGAATCAGTCTTTGAAGCAGAAGTGCTCGTGAAAATGCGTAATAGAATGAAAAAACGTGCTGAGTTATATGAAATGTTAACTGAACGTGAAATGGAGATACTACTATTAATTGCTAAAGGTTATTCTAATCAAGAAATTGCAAGCGCCTCACATATTACGATCAAAACGGTTAAAACCCATGTAAGTAATATCTTAAGTAAACTAGAAGTCCAAGATCGAACACAAGCTGTTATTTATGCTTTCCAACACAACTTAATACAGTAA
- a CDS encoding YihY/virulence factor BrkB family protein, translated as MSKRKQSTSDYLNSIKDKEDTNAQEKEKSSSKRDRTYILPAKFKSQIPKKDNQTFFVSRINKPAKYTKNSNFFSQLIYKIGKDDASGLAAQLSYYFMLSLFPMLIFLLSVVSITISKSQVDKLIKQAQAHAPADYKQNIGSVLHDILNQGSGLGLVIGLILALWSASNGMTALMNSFNVAYDVEDNRNFVVSKLLSVLFTLAMVLILPIALILPAFGKQISDLLFGPLGLDGAIKPVFSIIQTVLPLIVIFVAFTVLYTLAPNVKIKLKSVIPGAIFSTIAFLVGTLLFSFYISNFSNYSKTYGSLAGVIILMFWLYITGFIIIIGAEINAIMHQRKIVSGKTPEEQSFAKLEEFQRLKKQNQQGKNSTYMTDDHDVNDYVHHDHSHEDKSTTQHRD; from the coding sequence ATGTCGAAAAGAAAGCAATCTACTTCTGATTATCTGAATAGTATTAAAGATAAAGAAGATACAAACGCGCAAGAAAAAGAAAAATCAAGTTCTAAACGTGATCGTACGTACATATTACCTGCTAAATTTAAATCACAGATACCTAAGAAAGATAATCAAACATTTTTCGTTTCTCGTATCAATAAACCAGCGAAATATACGAAAAACTCAAACTTTTTCTCACAATTAATTTATAAGATAGGTAAAGATGATGCTTCGGGCCTTGCAGCACAATTATCATACTACTTTATGTTGTCACTATTCCCGATGTTAATCTTCTTACTATCTGTCGTATCAATTACAATTAGTAAATCTCAAGTAGACAAACTTATCAAACAAGCTCAGGCACACGCACCAGCAGATTATAAACAAAATATCGGTAGTGTGTTACATGATATATTAAACCAAGGTAGTGGTCTCGGCTTAGTAATCGGTTTAATCTTAGCATTGTGGTCTGCCTCAAACGGAATGACAGCACTAATGAATTCATTTAATGTAGCTTACGATGTTGAAGATAATAGAAACTTCGTTGTTTCTAAACTATTAAGTGTATTATTTACTTTAGCAATGGTGCTGATATTACCTATCGCATTAATTTTACCAGCATTTGGTAAACAAATTAGTGACCTATTATTTGGGCCACTTGGTTTAGATGGAGCGATAAAACCAGTATTTAGCATCATCCAAACTGTGTTACCACTTATCGTTATATTTGTTGCCTTTACCGTATTATATACATTGGCACCAAATGTAAAGATTAAACTTAAGTCAGTAATACCGGGTGCGATTTTCTCTACGATAGCGTTTTTAGTAGGAACGTTATTATTTAGTTTTTATATTTCGAACTTCTCAAATTATTCAAAAACGTACGGTAGCCTTGCCGGTGTAATTATTTTAATGTTCTGGTTATATATCACAGGCTTTATCATTATTATCGGTGCAGAAATAAATGCTATTATGCACCAACGCAAGATTGTATCTGGTAAGACACCTGAAGAACAATCTTTTGCAAAGCTTGAAGAATTTCAACGATTAAAAAAACAAAATCAACAAGGTAAAAATAGTACTTACATGACTGATGACCATGACGTAAACGACTATGTACATCATGATCACAGCCATGAAGATAAATCAACAACACAACACCGTGACTAA
- the liaF gene encoding cell wall-active antibiotics response protein VraT — protein MTNKYLSTEMLIIFTTLMIIANFYYIFFEKIGFLLVLLLGLILVYVGYLYFHKIRGLLSFWIGVLLIAFTLLSNKYTIIILFLFLIVFIIRYVIYRFKPLKVIATDEPVESPEFIKQKWFGEQRTPTYVYKWEDLQIQHGIGHVHIDMTKAANIKEDNTVVLRHMLGKIQIIVPLNYNIKLHFSTIYGTAYVNEKAYKVENNNIKVEEENKAENYAVNIYVSSLLGDVEVIYK, from the coding sequence ATGACAAATAAATATTTATCAACAGAAATGTTGATTATTTTTACGACATTAATGATTATTGCCAATTTTTATTATATATTTTTTGAAAAAATTGGATTCTTGCTCGTTTTACTACTTGGGCTCATACTAGTTTATGTAGGGTATCTTTATTTTCATAAAATTAGAGGGTTATTATCATTTTGGATTGGTGTATTATTAATAGCTTTCACGCTCTTATCTAATAAATACACGATTATTATACTATTTTTATTCTTAATCGTATTTATTATTCGTTATGTCATCTATCGTTTTAAACCGTTGAAAGTAATAGCGACAGATGAACCTGTTGAGTCACCTGAATTTATTAAACAAAAATGGTTCGGTGAACAAAGGACACCTACATATGTCTATAAATGGGAAGACCTCCAAATTCAACATGGTATAGGGCATGTGCATATTGATATGACGAAAGCAGCGAATATTAAAGAAGATAATACTGTAGTATTGAGACACATGTTAGGTAAAATTCAAATTATTGTACCATTGAATTATAATATTAAATTACATTTTTCCACGATATATGGGACGGCATATGTGAATGAAAAAGCCTATAAAGTAGAAAATAATAATATTAAAGTTGAAGAAGAAAATAAAGCTGAAAACTATGCAGTTAACATATATGTTTCATCATTACTCGGTGATGTTGAGGTGATTTATAAATGA